A region of Colletotrichum higginsianum IMI 349063 chromosome 10, whole genome shotgun sequence DNA encodes the following proteins:
- a CDS encoding Metalloendopeptidase, protein MRLPTFLLLALAPLPLLADLNAYEILMFFDMYRSDYDQNGSDCKIAKGCKDCDFEGFILHIDRLKTLSGVSGRISDMMNPGLSEIEEWRERNDLVYDAKKLLGGLWRDGDDSARPGHPTVIERLVDRMTVLRETAEPSRLGKITAAMEYAHYSRRRAQADDMVTFINGRLSSKRLGSSKTQTISFLGGQFAEFDSQATIESVQLTKRGAMRDEIVAIARDINSGSVSSTSASKRRDLEGFHQLSKREFGDGMVVMSLQRGLDTLKMPARKKC, encoded by the coding sequence ATGAGGCTTCCAACCTTCCTGCTCCTGGCCCTGGCCCCGCTGCCTCTCCTGGCCGATCTCAACGCCTACGAGATCCTCATGTTCTTTGACATGTACCGCTCCGACTATGACCAGAACGGCTCCGACTGCAAGATCGCCAAGGGTTGCAAGGACTGCGACTTTGAGGGGTTCATCCTCCACATTGACCGTCTGAAGACTCTCTCCGGCGTGAGCGGCCGCATCTCAGACATGATGAACCCCGGGCTCAGCGAGATCGAGGAGTGGCGAGAGAGGAACGACCTCGTCTATgacgccaagaagctcctcggcggcctctgGCGCGACGGGGACGACAGCGCCCGGCCGGGACACCCGACCGTCATCGAGCGCCTCGTGGACAGGATGACGGTGCTCCGCGAGACGGCGGAGCCCAGCCGGCTGGGCAAGATCACGGCCGCCATGGAGTACGCCCACTacagccggcggcgggcccaGGCGGACGACATGGTCACCTTCATCAACGGCCGCCTCTCGAGCAAGCGGCTGGGCTCGTCCAAGACGCAGACCATCtccttcctcggcggccagtTCGCCGAGTTCGACTCCCAGGCCACCATCGAGTCCGTCCAGCTGACCAAGAGGGGCGCCATGCGCGACGAGATCGTGGCCATCGCGCGGGACATCAACAGCGGCTCTGTCTCCTCCACCAGCGCCTCCAAGAGGAGGGATCTCGAGGGGTTTCATCAGCTTTCCAAGCGGGAATTCGGCGACGGCATGGTCGTCATGTCCCTTCAGAGGGGCTTGGACACGCTGAAAATGCCCGCCAGGAAGAAGTGTTAA
- a CDS encoding Chitinase, translated as MWRPSLSAGIGLLCLASSAFARNEASPVNPCPVRCTISGPNPLNWTYLHGAKALKRCDQPMLFDTMLETRVNDPDKHITFRACTASEESTVKTDDFVPVPFTFGAPEKRSLSDNIKSTCASDMHKTPNQTSIFYHEWLPDDSSPVDGSINDTALAIETLQGHLDAADNCGTAIMFAKVRESIAGLFVGSAVDKKSAAPFVEKLARKVKTKEFYEAGRFAATNCQTVRPSVWRVGVVADLQGNMTSVQEALSDWKDAKCLRSPDLTAEWTGVEVELWSIKSSLPTNGTDNLSNSTAVSGSGALHTLHRRADCRAEEVISGDDCGALAKRCGISATQFDKYNSGTKNLCSTLKPRQHVCCSPGDLPDFRPKPDANGNCHAIDIDKGFGCWDYADANYLTVKDIEDFNKNTWGFAGCKNLQPGQKICLSKGEPPMPNPISNALCGPQKPDGEPRGSKNLTDMNPCPLNVCCNVWGQCGMDSDFCTLAPADTGAPGTSQPGKNGCISNCGMEITNNDKGPASFSHIAYFEAWNKNRPCLHMDVTSVDTKKYTHIHFSFPDVTPGDFKIDTSKLQTQFDLMKKMTGIKRIVSLGGWAFSAEGDTVHILRDAVLPANRATFAANVVQFVNDNGLDGIDFDWEYPSAPDIPDIDPSANPNEGKDYLEFLKMVKRRLGNKSVSIAAPASYWYLKQFPIKEIGEVVDYIVYMSYDLHGQWDHGNKWSSPGCPGGDCLRSHINMTETKTSLAMITKAGVPSHKVFVGIASYGRSFHMSEEGCTGPECTFTGTRSQSDAMPGPCTDTSGYISSAEIREILWNKDLLDASEWHDKDSDSDIVVYKGTEWVAWMNDDTKKGRIDKYKGLNFGGVSDWAVDLDKDYGDSGIGSGDSDDSNLSGGRNCPLSKTYTDLEALANDGDVSDDCKPVLAINILERMLDKSLSNYDDVDNGYDKNFAAYRRVMKDSAKQAMAKFTSWHDGKYRDYFDCDIKADGVTHSGDWTGPCSDMKGHFAVTGMNIIKLTLRDEDGFWDAVEKETGVIQEWVEFGTFKYNTDPNEVIKNCPPPVGMTPQPCVPSLILSISGYPQLKSDFDIPDPKDIIKDVKKNLDEIRTSISARFFDVVAGIWDGGNGDVLQVLSVPIFLLAQAITSMEEAKKKGGEIIKEEKEALILNIISALLFFIPFVGEFAAMAAGAATVARMIALGGLVGNTAFSIAEIAGDPSNAGMAIMALLSAGRIKKPRDFIDLGSARRAQTKAGVSKMGTTFRKHDDSLQKVVGNCRKEGDKDDDKEPNACKFKRDLGHSYLETRDVVLESHQAWVGKRAANNNNKNNCPTTEHETTTTKIETVLTTPGVTCKKEWSQACYHYSSVMSVHSNTPDMVRWTCWATSETGRDGLATDRWGFWPRQTRQGFNMPRLAQHHWDWGQEWTEHDSCDRDEFPPRHFWGAINTGKKNKAGEIRFKATEGQMVRLIPAAENRGAGGMWKQFCEKNDGYENKLPGLEKINEKHVTTDKNSKVGSSVKGGTTTYTTSLKVTIPNAVFEINHWEQTPAKDDGLWDNPCWPSMLRPNDPGYALLTNDAWYAKNPGAQQFTAAYHNAPPAALTRGLTKVRAMDGRPIIAPRELGGSADDEGTEMCAAQGRPQDECDAEPGQHQHRRRQVFVDEDGNEEGKVFVDEDGNEREVFVDEDGDEYVDLLPSDGLDFSALGQLPTPSMPRTAEAFATAVADVEEEMEAATPGSAIAAGLPEPTKGMF; from the exons ATGTGGCGGCCCTCGCTTTCGGCCGGCATTGGACTGCTGTGCCTCGCGAGCAGTGCCTTTGCCCGGAATGAGGCCAGCCCTGTCAACCCGTGTCCGGTCCGGTGCACCATTTCTGGACCGAACCCTCTCAACTGGACCTATCTCCATGGAGCCAAAGCGTTGAAACGCTGCGATCAGCCCATGCTTTTCGATACCATGCTCGAAACCAGAGTCAACGACCCAGACAAGCACATCACGTTCCGGGCCTGTACGGCATCTGAAGAGTCTACGGTCAAGACTGATGACTtcgtccccgtccccttCACCTTTGGGGCCCCCGAAAAGCGCTCTCTGAGCGACAACATCAAGTCGACATGCGCCTCGGACATGCACAAGACCCCGAACCAGACAAGCATCTTCTACCACGAATGGCTTCCCGACGACAGCAGCCCTGTTGACGGAAGCATCAACGACACCGCCTTGGCAATCGAGACTCTCCAAGGACACTTGGACGCCGCGGACAACTGCGGGACCGCCATCATGTTTGCAAAGGTCCGCGAGTCCATCGCCGGTCTCTTTGTCGGCTCGGCAGTTGACAAGAAGAGCGCCGCTCCCTTTGTGGAAAAGCTCGCCCGCAAAGTCAAGACCAAGGAGTTCTACGAGGCCGGCCGCTTTGCCGCCACCAACTGCCAGACGGTCCGGCCCTCCGTCTGGAGAGTCGGCGTCGTTGCTGATCTCCAGGGAAACATGACCTCTGTCCAGGAGGCCCTGTCTGACTGGAAGGACGCAAAGTGCCTCAGGAGCCCGGATCTCACGGCCGAGTGgacgggcgtcgaggtcgagctctGGTCCATCAAGAGCTCTTTACCGACCAACGGAACAGACAATCTCAGCAACTCGACCGCCGTCTCCGGAAGCGGGGCTCTCCACACCCTGCACCGAAGGGCCGATTGCCGTGCCGAAGAAGTCATTTCAGGCGATGATTGCGGAGCGCTGGCCAAGCGTTGCGGCATCAGCGCCACGCAGTTCGACAAGTACAACAGCGGCACCAAGAACCTCTGCAGTACGCTCAAGCCCAGACAGCATGTCTGCTGCTCTCCGGGCGACCTTCCAGACT TCCGACCAAAGCCCGACGCCAACGGGAACTGCCATgccatcgacatcgacaaaGGGTTCGGGTGCTGGGACTATGCCGACGCGAACTACCTCACGGTCAAGGATATCGAGGACTTCAACAAGAACACGTGGGGTTTCGCCGGCTGCAAGAACCTCCAGCCGGGACAGAAGATCTGTCTGTCCAAGGGCGAGCCTCCCATGCCCAACCCCATCTCCAACGCGCTCTGCGGCCCTCAGAAGCCCGACGGAGAGCCTCGCGGCAGCAAGAACCTCACGGACATGAACCCGTGCCCGCTCAACGTCTGCTGCAACGTCTGGGGCCAATGCGGCATGGACAGCGACTTCTGCACCCTGGCCCCGGCCGACACGGGGGCGCCGGGCACGTCGCAGCCCGGCAAGAACGGCTGCATCTCCAACTGCGGCATGGAgatcaccaacaacgacaagggcccggccagcttctcgcACATTGCCTACTTCGAGGCCTGGAACAAGAACCGGCCCTGCCTGCACATGGACGTCACGAGCGTCGACACCAAGAAGTACACCCACATCCACTTCTCCTTCCCGGACGTCACCCCGGGCGACTTCAAGATCGACACGAGCAAGCTGCAGACGCAGTTCGAcctgatgaagaagatgacgggcATCAAGCGCATCGTGTCCCTGGGCGGGTGGGCCTTCtccgccgagggcgacacCGTCCACATCCTCCGCGACGCCGTTCTGCCGGCCAACCGAGCCACCTTTGCGGCGAACGTGGTCCAGTTCGTCAACGACAACGGgctcgacggcatcgacttTGACTGGGAGTACCCCTCCGCTCCCGATATTCCGGATATTGACCCGAGCGCCAACCCCAACGAGGGCAAGGACTATCTCGAGTTCCTGAAGATGGTCAAGCGCAGGTTGGGCAACAAGTCCGTCTCGATCGCGGCGCCCGCCTCGTACTGGTACCTCAAGCAGTTCCCCATCAAGGAgatcggcgaggtcgtcgactACATCGTCTACATGTCGTACGATCTCCACGGACAGTGGGATCACGGCAACAAGTGGTCGAGCCCGGGCTGTCCCGGAGGCGACTGTCTCCGTTCGCACATCAACATGACCGAGACCAAGACGTCGCTTGCCATGATCaccaaggccggcgtccCTTCCCACAAGGTCTTCGTGGGCATTGCGAGCTACGGACGGAGCTTCCACATGTCGGAGGAGGGCTGCACGGGACCCGAATGCACCTTCACCGGCACCAGGAGCCAGTCGGACGCCATGCCCGGTCCCTGCACAGACACGTCGGGGTACATCTCGTCGGCCGAGATCCGCGAGATTCTCTGGAACAAGGACCTCCTGGACGCGAGCGAGTGGCACGACAaggactcggactcggacaTTGTCGTCTACAAGGGCACCGAGTGGGTGGCCTGGATGAACGACGACACGAAGAAGGGGCGCATCGACAAGTACAAGGGCCTCAActtcggcggcgtctcggACTGGGCCGTCGACCTGGACAAGGACtacggcgacagcggcatcggcagcggcgacagcgacgactCGAACCTCTCGGGCGGCCGCAACTGTCCCCTGAGCAAGACGTACACCGACCTCGAGGCGCTCgccaacgacggcgacgtgTCCGACGACTGCAAGCCCGTGCTCGCCATCAACATCCTCGAGAGGATGCTCGACAAGTCGTTGTCCAACtacgacgacgtcgacaacggCTACGACAAGAACTTTGCCGCCTACCGGCGCGTCATGAAGGACTCGGCCAAGCAGGCCATGGCCAAGTTCACCAGCTGGCACGACGGCAAGTACCGGGACTACTTCGACTGCGACATCAAGGCGGACGGGGTGACCCATTCAGGGGACTGGACGGGCCCCTGTTCCGACATGAAGGGCCACTTCGCCGTCACGGGCATGAACATCATCAAGCTCACGCTgcgggacgaggacggcttctgggacgccgtcgagaaggagacgggcgTCATCCAGGAATGGGTCGAGTTCGGGACGTTCAAGTACAACACGGACCCGAACGAGGTCATCAAGAActgcccgccgcccgtcggCATGACGCCGCAGCCCTGCGTCCCGTCGCTGATCCTCTCCATCTCGGGGTACCCCCAGCTCAAGTCCGACTTTGACATCCCGGACCCCAAGGACATCATCAAGGACGTCAAGAAGAACCTGGACGAGATCCGCACGAGCATCTCGGCGCGCTTCTTCGACGTGGTCGCCGGCATCTgggacggcggcaacggcgacgtGCTCCAGGTGCTGTCGGTGCCCATCTTCCTGCTGGCGCAGGCCATCACGTCCatggaggaggccaagaagaagggcggcgagatcatcaaggaggagaaggaggccctGATCCTCAACATCATCTCGGCCCTGCTGTTCTTCATCCCCTTTGTGGGAGAGttcgccgccatggccgccggggcggcgACCGTCGCCCGCATGATCGCCCTCGGAGGGCTGGTCGGCAACACGGCCTTCagcatcgccgagatcgccggCGACCCGTCCAACGCGGGCATGGCCATCATGGCGCTGCTGAGCGCCGGCCGCATCAAGAAGCCGAGGGACTTCATCGACCTGGGCTCCGCCAGGAGAGCGCAGACCAAGGCGGGCGTCAGCAAGATGGGCACGACGTTCAGGAAGCACGACGACTCGCTGCAGAAGGTCGTCGGTAACTGCCGCAAGGAGGgggacaaggacgacgatAAGGAGCCCAACGCGTGCAAGTTCAAGAGAGACCTGGGCCATTCTTACCTCGAGAcgcgcgacgtcgtcctcgagagCCACCAGGCCTGGGTCGGCAAGCGAGCCGccaacaataacaacaagaacaactGTCCCACGACGGAGCACGAGACGACCACGACCAAGATCGAGACCGTGCTGACCACGCCGGGCGTCACCTGCAAGAAGGAGTGGTCCCAGGCCTGCTACCACTACAGCTCCGTCATGAGCGTCCACTCCAACACGCCTGACATGGTCCGTTGGACGTGCTGGGCGACGTCGGAGACCGGAAGAGACGGGCTCGCCACCGACCGCTGGGGCTTCTGGCCGAGACAGACACGCCAGGGCTTCAACATGCCCCGACTGGCGCAGCACCACTGGGACTGGGGGCAGGAATGGACCGAGCACGACAGCTGCGACAGAGACGAGTTCCCCCCGCGCCACTTCTGGGGAGCCATCAACacggggaagaagaacaaggcgGGCGAGATCCGGTTCAAGGCCACCGAGGGCCAGATGGTCCGGCTCATCCCCGCCGCGGAGAACAGGGGGGCCGGCGGCATGTGGAAGCAGTTCTGCGAGAAGAACGACGGCTACGAGAACAAGCTGCCCGGCCTCGAGAAGATCAACGAGAAACACGTCACGACGGACAAGAACAGCAAGGTCGGCAGCAGCGTCAAGGGCGGCACGACCACGTACACCACCAGCCTCAAGGTCACCATCCccaacgccgtcttcgagaTCAACCACTGGGAGCAGACGCCGGCCAAGGACGACGGCCTGTGGGACAACCCGTGCTGGCCGAGCATGCTGCGGCCCAACGACCCGGGCTACGCCCTCCTCACCAACGACGCCTGGTACGCCAAGAACCCGGGCGCCCAGCAGTTCACCGCCGCCTACCACAACgccccgccggcggcccTGACCCGCGGCCTCACCAAGGTTCGCGCGATGGACGGCCGGCCCATCATCGCCCCGCGCGAGCTCGGCGGTTCTGCTGACGACGAAGGCACGGAGATGTGCGCGGCGCAAGGGCGACCCCAGGACGAGTGCGACGCCGAGCCGggccagcaccagcaccggAGGAGACAGgtctttgtcgacgaggacggcaacgaggagggcaaggtgtttgtcgacgaggacggcaacgaGAGGGAGgtcttcgtcgacgaggacggcgacgagtACGTCGACTTGCTGCCGAgcgacggcctcgacttCTCGGCGCTCGGGCAGCTGCCCACGCCGTCCATGCCCAGGACGGCCGAGGCCTTCGCCACGGCCGTCgcggacgtcgaggaggagatggaggctGCCACGCCGGGGTCCGCCATCGCGGCCGGTCTTCCCGAGCCGACCAAGGGGATGTTTTga
- a CDS encoding Exo-beta-glucanase produces MTYFHLLLWLVIFSWSSTAQLRRRDPGLAEYIIYPKEEAAKGDLDVFHQTLEKLAGISNIETIIDDGGDSPFSWRASLTSEQLNEVENHPVVFATQVNKPTVFNPDPELDTNLRHSSIKPSRAKRATVSRTPIADNDMLDLRMASTPPGQDLVENYVSEDSAGAGITVYILEFDAVMFHKELFPPYSSVTRRQIDADESLLTNERRKKSLTQHGTCVATKVAGKTTGPASQANLVLVRPGLETFSVFKAYESIRDDIKKNRLQGKAIITTSIQLFPEKGATKQQIKSLFSTHRRLVGQIIKLDVPINMFDDTHKVLRSVEFEENGSKPHFL; encoded by the exons ATGACATACTTCCATCTACTTTTGTGGCTTGTCATCTTCTCTTGGTCAAGCACTGCCCAACTGCGTCGCCGCGATCCTGGACTCGCAGAGTACATCATTTATCCCAAAGAGGAAGCCGCCAAAGGAGACCTCGATGTCTTTCATCAGACTCTTGAGAAGCTCGCAGGTATCTCCAACATCGAAACGATCattgacgacggcggagacAGCCCGTTTTCCTGGCGTGCGTCTTTAACATCAGAACAGCTCAACGAGGTCGAAAACCACCCCGTCGTCTTTGCCACCCAAGTCAATAAGCCAACTGTCTTCAATCCAGATCCAGAACTCGACACCAATCTCCGCCACAGCTCAATCAAACCCTCTAGAGCAAAGCGTGCTACAGTTTCAAGGACCCCGATCGCTGATAACGACATGTTAGATCTACGCATGGCTTCGACACCACCCGGCCAGGATTTAGTGGAAAATTACGTCTCCGAAGACTCTGCGGGCGCTGGAATCACCGTTTATATCCTCGAATTTGACGCCGTCATGTTTCACAAAGAGCTCTTCCCCCCGTACAGCAGCGTCACGCGTCGACAAATAGACGCAGACGAGTCACTGCTTACAAACGAGCGCCGCAAAAAGAGTTTGACTCAGCACGGAACCTGTGTTGCCACCAAAGTCGCAGGCAAGACGACAGGCCCAGCAAGCCAAGCTAATCTTGTCCTGGTGCGCCCCGGCCTAGAAACGTTCTCCGTATTCAAGGCGTATGAGTCTATCCGTGACGACATCAAGAAGAATCGGCTACAAGGCAAAGCCATCATCACTACGTCTATCCAACTTTTTCCTGAGAAAGGAGCAACAAAACAGCAGATCAAGTCTCTGTTTTCTACGCACCGCCGTCTCGTCGGGCAAATTATCAAGTTGGATGTGCCTATT AACATGTTCGACGACACTCACAAGGTGCTGAGATCGGTTGAATTCGAGGAGAACGGCAGCAAGCCCCACTTCCTCTGA
- a CDS encoding LysM domain-containing protein, with protein sequence MTVPMLKQLAAAAVVAQFLGLASAAALPLQARDGAEPGLPHASDTTSYCSWWADYDGSQTCQEVLDFNWIDLKSFRRWNPSVGPDCSGIKAGNSYCVEAYNEPTPPPEAEETTTTKAVVTTTAAPTSTKAPTTIITTTTTTSAGSGVETPEPVQGGIVKNCNKFHFVASGDSCAAIAQKYGLTVAQFASFNGLNGGCTNLWGDTYACVGLIGGNPAQTTAPAQTTTAPSNGVQTPEPVHNGIVGNCNKFYMVKSGDSCASIAQKNSIRTADVVSWNGLNSGCTNLWLDTYACVGLVGGNPAPPATTTKTAGNGVQTPEPVHNGIVGNCNKFYMVKSGDSCASIAQKNSIRTADVVSWNGLNSGCTNLWLDTYACVGLVGGSPTVPQTTTTTKAGNGIQTPQPVHTGIASNCNKFYMVKSGDSCASIAQKNSIRTADVVSWNGLNSGCTNLWLDTYACIGVVGGSPTVPQPATTTKAGNGIQTPQPTQPGIAANCDKFHFVSDGDTCAKIASANGISAAQFAQWNGLNSGCSNLWGSAYACVRVVGTPTSPGNGGGGAVQTPQPTQGSIVAGCKLFEFVRSGDTCDAVAKRRGVTVKQLTTWNPSIGSDCTKLWANAYACVGV encoded by the exons ATGACAGTTCCCATGCTCAAGCAActggccgctgccgccgtcgtggcgcAGTTCCTCGGCCTGGCTTCGGCTGCCGCCCTTCCCCTCCAGGCCagagacggcgccgagcccGGCCTGCCGCACGCCTCCGATACCACGTCGTACTGCTCGTGGTGGGCCGACTACGACGGATCGCAGACTTGTCAAGAGGTTCTCGACTTCAACTGGATCGACTTGAAGAGCTTCCGTCGCTGG AACCCTTCCGTTGGACCCGACTGCTCCGGCATCAAGGCCGGCAACAGCTACTGTGTCGAGGCCTACAACGAGCCTACGCCGCCtcccgaggcggaggagacgACCACTaccaaggccgtcgtcaccaccaccgctgCTCCCACCTCCACCAAAGctcccaccaccatcatcaccaccaccaccaccacttccGCCGGTAGCGGCGTCGAAACCCCCGAGCCCGTGCAGGGCGGCATCGTCAAGAACTGCAACAAGTTCCACTTTGTCGCCTCTGGTGACTCGTGTGCCGCCATTGCCCAGAAATACGGCCTCACCGTTGCCCAGTTCGCCTCCTTCAACGGCCTCAACGGCGGATGCACCAACCTCTGGGGCGACACATACGCCTGCGTCGGTCTGATCGGCGGCAACCCGGCACAGACGACCGCCCCGGCCCAGACGACGACTGCTCCCAGCAACGGCGTCCAGACCCCCGAGCCCGTCCACAACGGGATTGTTGGCAACTGCAACAAGTTCTACATGGTGAAGAGCGGCGACTCTTGCGCTTCCATTGCCCAGAAGAACAGCATCCGCACTGCGGATGTTGTCTCCTGGAACGGCCTCAACAGCGGCTGCACCAACCTCTGGCTCGATACGTATGCCTGCGTCGGTCTTGTCGGTGGCAACCCTGCGCCcccggccaccaccaccaagacGGCCGGCAACGGTGTTCAGACCCCCGAGCCGGTCCACAACGGTATCGTTGGCAACTGCAACAAGTTCTACATGGTCAAGAGCGGTGACTCTTGCGCCTCGATCGCCCAGAAGAACAGTATCCGTACTGCCGACGTTGTCTCTTGGAATGGTCTGAACAGCGGCTGCACCAACCTCTGGCTGGACACGTACGCCTGTGTTGGTCTTGTCGGTGGTAGCCCGACCGTCCCGcagaccacgacgacgaccaaggccggcaacggcatccAGACGCCGCAGCCCGTCCACACCGGCATCGCCAGCAACTGCAACAAGTTCTACATGGTCAAGAGCGGCGACTCCTGCGCCTCCATCGCCCAGAAGAACAGCATCCGCACCGCCGACGTGGTCTCCTGGAACGGCCTCAACAGCGGCTGCACGAACCTCTGGCTCGACACGTACGCCTgcatcggcgtcgtcggcggctccCCGACCGTCCCGCAGCCCGCGACGACCaccaaggccggcaacggcatccagacgccgcagccgacgcagcccggcatcgccgccaactgcgACAAGTTCCACTTcgtcagcgacggcgacacgTGCGCCAAGATCGCAAGCGCCAACGGCATCAGCGCCGCGCAGTTCGCCCAGTGGAACGGCCTCAACAGCGGCTGCTCCAACCTCTGGGGCAGCGCCTACGCCTGCgtccgcgtcgtcggcaccCCGACCAGCCcgggcaacggcggcggcggcgccgtccagACGCCCCAGCCCACCCAGGgcagcatcgtcgccggctgCAAGCTGTTCGAGTTCGTCCGCTCTGGCGACACctgcgacgccgtcgccaagcGCCGCGGCGTCACGGTCAAGCAGCTGACCACCTGGAACCCGTCCATCGGCAGCGACTGCACCAAGCTCTGGGCCAACGCCTACGCCTGCGTCGGTGTTTAA
- a CDS encoding D-isomer specific 2-hydroxyacid dehydrogenase, giving the protein MGKPIVLQLGDDIKWNHDLYKDFTSRFEIRRSYSMPRAEFIQALKDKKFGDFFAIYRPFWNTGGEMGNWDKELISLLPSSCKVYASAGAGFDWVDTETLASRGESPPILLLTVDRTRDIRHADSHLHPGIVYCNAAAACTESVADGAIWLILSTFRLFSWSSAAARSGDPDQFVDANKNLGAVSRNPNGFTLGIIGFGRIGRRIAEKAHRSFDMKILYNDVARMPAEAEKGSDATFYGDMSDLLAAADCVIVATPFAGKTLLDAAAIGKMKKGARLINIARGKLVEEEPLVAALKSGHLSAAGLDVHYNEPHVNKELIKMRNVEVLSHNAGASLDAHMGFEKLGMQNIISFAETGKAVTPVNAHLITKSRL; this is encoded by the coding sequence ATGGGCAAGCCAATCgtcctccagctcggcgacgacatcaAATGGAACCATGACCTCTACAAGGACTTCACCTCCAGGTTCGAGATCCGCCGGTCGTACAGCATGCCGCGCGCCGAATTCATCCAGGCActcaaggacaagaagtTCGGCGACTTCTTCGCCATCTACCGCCCGTTCTGGAACACGGGCGGCGAGATGGGCAACTGGGACAAGGAGCTGATCTCGCTTCTCCCTTCGTCATGCAAAGTCTACGCCAGCGCTGGAGCCGGCTTCGACTGGGTCGACACGGAGACTCTCGCGAGCCGGGGTGAGTCGCCCCCCATCTTGCTACTTACTGTTGACCGGACGCGAGACATCAGACATGCTGACAGCCATCTCCATCCAGGAATCGTCTACtgcaacgccgccgccgcgtgcACCGAATctgtcgccgacggcgcaaTCTGGCTCATCCTCTCGACCTTCCGCCTCTTCTCGTggtcctccgccgccgcccgctccggcgacccggaccagttcgtcgacgccaacaagaacctcggcgccgtctcccGGAACCCCAACGGCTTCACcctcggcatcatcggcTTCGGCCGCATCGGccgccgcatcgccgagaaggcgCACCGCTCCTTCGACATGAAGATCCTCTACAACGACGTCGCGCGCATgcccgccgaggccgagaagggctCGGACGCCACCTTCTACGGCGACATGAGCGacctgctggccgccgccgactgcGTCATCGTGGCGACGCCCTTCGCCGGCAAGAcgctcctcgacgccgcggcgatcggcaagatgaagaagggcgCCAGGCTCATCAACATCGCGCGCGggaagctcgtcgaggaggagcccCTCGTCGCGGCGCTGAAGAGCGGCCacctctcggccgccggcctcgacgtccacTACAACGAGCCCCACGTCAACAAGGAGCTGATCAAGATGAGGAACGTCGAGGTCCTCTCGCACAACGCCGGCGCCTCGCTGGACGCCCACATGGGCttcgagaagctgggcatGCAGAACATCATTTCcttcgccgagacgggcaaGGCCGTCACGCCCGTCAATGCCCACCTGATTACCAAGAGCCGCTTGTGA